A single region of the Cyanobacteria bacterium FACHB-DQ100 genome encodes:
- a CDS encoding polyribonucleotide nucleotidyltransferase, whose protein sequence is MQEFEKSISFDGRDIRLKVGLLAPQAGGAVLIESGDTAVLVTATRAKAREGIDFLPLLVDYEERLYAAGRIPGGFLKREGRPPEKAILTSRLIDRPLRPLFPAWLRDDIQVVATTMSMDERVPPDVLAVTGASIAVLLAKIPFNGPMAAVRVGLVGDDFVINPTYKEIESGDLDLVVAGSPNGVIMVEAGANQLPEADMIEAIDFGYEAVRDLIQAQREFIEALGIELVQEAAPVIDQTLEHFIRDRVTAPVKEILARLEKDRTVRDAALDEVKAALVAEIEALPEDDPVKAAASTDAKALSNTFKDVTKTLMRRQVVEDNVRVDGRQLDEIRPISCRIGVLPQRVHGSGVFNRGLTQVLSIATLGSPGDEQEMDDLHPDTEKRYLHHYNFPPFSVGETRPMRSPGRREVGHGALAERALIPVLPPKEQFPYVIRVVSEVLSSNGSTSMGSVSGSTLALMHAGVPIIKPVSGAAMGLIKEGEEIRILTDIQGIEDFLGDMDFKVAGTDTGITALQLDMKITGLPMNVIADAIHKAKPARLHILDKMLEAIDKPRPELSPYAPRLLTIKIDSDQIGMIIGPGGKTIKGITEETGAKIDIAEDGTVTISAIEGEKAKRAKAIIQGMTRKLNAGDIYAGKVTRIIPIGAFVEFLPGKEGMVHISQLADHRVGKVEDEVMVGDEVVVKVREIDNRGRVNLTRLGIHPDEASAAREAASK, encoded by the coding sequence ATGCAAGAGTTCGAGAAGTCAATATCCTTTGATGGTAGGGATATTCGGCTCAAAGTCGGCTTGTTAGCCCCCCAAGCTGGAGGAGCAGTTTTAATCGAGTCAGGAGATACAGCAGTTCTGGTGACTGCGACTCGTGCAAAAGCAAGAGAGGGCATCGATTTTCTGCCCTTGCTCGTGGATTACGAAGAGCGCTTGTACGCAGCCGGGCGCATCCCCGGTGGATTTCTTAAGCGCGAAGGTCGTCCCCCAGAAAAAGCAATTCTCACCAGCCGTTTAATCGATCGTCCCCTGCGTCCGCTATTCCCCGCCTGGTTACGGGATGACATTCAAGTGGTCGCCACTACGATGTCAATGGACGAACGAGTGCCGCCAGATGTACTTGCCGTCACGGGGGCATCGATCGCAGTCCTGCTCGCTAAAATCCCCTTCAATGGCCCGATGGCAGCGGTGCGAGTGGGTTTAGTCGGCGATGATTTTGTGATCAACCCCACTTACAAAGAGATCGAGTCGGGTGATTTAGATTTAGTCGTCGCTGGCTCTCCGAACGGCGTGATTATGGTCGAAGCGGGCGCAAATCAACTGCCCGAAGCGGACATGATCGAAGCGATCGATTTCGGCTACGAAGCGGTGCGCGATCTGATTCAAGCGCAGCGTGAGTTTATTGAAGCGCTCGGCATCGAGTTAGTGCAAGAAGCAGCGCCGGTGATTGATCAAACGCTGGAGCATTTTATCCGCGATCGCGTCACGGCTCCGGTCAAAGAGATTCTTGCTCGGTTAGAAAAAGACAGAACCGTTCGCGATGCAGCACTTGATGAAGTCAAAGCCGCACTGGTGGCTGAAATCGAAGCCCTGCCCGAAGATGATCCGGTCAAAGCGGCAGCATCCACCGATGCCAAAGCCCTCAGCAACACCTTCAAAGACGTGACCAAAACGCTGATGCGTCGTCAAGTCGTCGAAGATAACGTCCGCGTCGATGGTCGCCAGCTCGACGAAATTCGCCCGATTTCTTGTCGAATCGGCGTTCTGCCGCAGCGAGTTCACGGTAGCGGTGTATTCAATCGCGGGCTGACCCAAGTGTTATCGATCGCGACTCTCGGCAGTCCGGGCGATGAACAAGAAATGGACGATTTGCACCCCGACACCGAGAAACGCTATCTGCACCACTACAACTTCCCGCCCTTCTCGGTAGGAGAAACGCGACCGATGCGATCGCCCGGTCGGCGTGAAGTCGGTCACGGGGCATTAGCCGAACGCGCCCTTATTCCCGTTCTTCCCCCCAAAGAACAGTTTCCCTATGTGATTCGAGTCGTGTCTGAAGTCTTGTCTTCAAACGGCTCCACTTCAATGGGTTCTGTGTCTGGATCAACGCTGGCACTGATGCACGCCGGAGTTCCAATCATCAAGCCCGTGAGTGGCGCGGCGATGGGGCTAATCAAAGAAGGTGAAGAAATCCGCATCCTCACCGATATTCAGGGGATCGAAGATTTCTTAGGCGATATGGACTTCAAAGTCGCCGGAACCGACACAGGAATTACAGCGCTGCAACTCGACATGAAAATTACTGGGTTGCCGATGAACGTGATTGCTGATGCAATTCACAAAGCAAAACCCGCCCGTCTGCATATCCTCGACAAAATGCTCGAAGCGATCGACAAACCTCGCCCAGAGCTTTCGCCCTATGCACCTCGCTTGTTGACGATCAAGATCGATTCTGATCAAATCGGCATGATCATCGGGCCTGGCGGTAAGACGATCAAAGGCATCACCGAAGAAACCGGAGCCAAGATTGACATCGCGGAAGACGGTACGGTGACAATTTCTGCGATCGAAGGCGAGAAAGCCAAACGTGCTAAAGCGATTATCCAGGGCATGACGCGCAAGCTGAATGCAGGCGATATCTATGCGGGTAAAGTGACGCGGATTATCCCGATCGGTGCATTTGTCGAGTTTCTCCCCGGCAAAGAAGGCATGGTTCACATTTCGCAGCTTGCTGATCATCGCGTCGGTAAGGTTGAAGATGAGGTGATGGTGGGCGATGAAGTGGTCGTGAAAGTCCGCGAAATCGATAACCGGGGTCGAGTCAATCTTACTCGTTTGGGCATTCATCCCGACGAAGCCAGTGCAGCGCGAGAAGCCGCCTCGAAATAA
- a CDS encoding DUF1815 family protein: protein MFLRLAEQHRQFVQDLVMNLQALATVLENRGYLASCYTCGGQMNSASFMVSLGNNHLIRFLVSDYGITWTEMRDDRELMKLEGAEAISQLQELANLVKYQIQPSDYRPIAPVESLR, encoded by the coding sequence GTGTTCTTACGACTAGCAGAGCAACACCGTCAATTTGTTCAAGATCTGGTAATGAATCTCCAAGCACTAGCAACCGTGCTGGAGAACCGGGGTTACTTGGCATCTTGTTACACCTGTGGCGGTCAAATGAATAGCGCTTCGTTTATGGTGAGTCTGGGCAATAACCATCTGATTCGGTTCTTGGTATCCGACTATGGCATCACCTGGACGGAAATGCGTGACGATCGAGAATTAATGAAGCTTGAGGGCGCGGAAGCGATCAGCCAGCTTCAAGAGTTAGCAAACTTGGTGAAGTATCAGATTCAGCCATCCGACTACCGCCCGATCGCACCTGTCGAAAGCTTACGATAA
- a CDS encoding DUF1517 domain-containing protein yields the protein MSLRDRFNRFTGRNRFVVCRIFLHLAGDEVAPLLGILNQAGRKALQSEGDLQVLGEGLVEICQSLLQYQTYWRSAANEGDAISDEGEAGDYVNELFTDSAQRYLSAPELEPDTGTTTDPLTLPVTQNLIVMITIAAEGEVPELETDLADLRAMATGLKAIINLHYQERLRAIQVHFSPSRLGDELNSDHLLEFFPELIPL from the coding sequence ATGAGTTTGCGCGATCGGTTTAATCGATTTACAGGTAGAAATCGCTTTGTGGTCTGCCGCATCTTCCTGCATCTAGCAGGAGATGAAGTTGCGCCACTGCTCGGTATCCTCAATCAAGCAGGTCGAAAAGCGCTCCAGTCCGAAGGCGATCTGCAAGTCTTAGGCGAAGGCTTGGTCGAAATTTGTCAGAGTTTGCTGCAATATCAGACCTATTGGCGATCGGCAGCAAACGAAGGCGATGCGATTTCGGATGAAGGCGAAGCGGGAGATTATGTGAATGAACTGTTCACCGATTCAGCCCAGCGTTATCTCAGTGCCCCCGAACTTGAACCCGATACGGGAACTACGACCGATCCATTGACGTTACCCGTGACGCAGAATTTGATCGTAATGATTACGATCGCAGCAGAAGGAGAAGTTCCTGAACTCGAAACCGACCTTGCTGATCTCAGAGCGATGGCGACAGGACTCAAGGCAATCATTAACCTGCACTACCAAGAGCGATTACGAGCGATTCAAGTTCACTTTTCTCCTTCGCGTCTCGGCGACGAACTCAACTCCGATCATTTGCTGGAATTTTTCCCCGAACTGATCCCCCTCTAG
- a CDS encoding alpha/beta hydrolase has product MTVPDSNWQHQFIEANHIRLHYVTQGEGDLVLLLHGFPEFWYSWRYQIPALARHFKVVVPDLRGYNDSEKPASGYDLDTLSADIRSLIDRLGYDRAHVVGHDWGGAIAWRLAQKFPSSLDRLALLSAPHPQRFAKDLLSNLDQLRRSWYVLAFQVPNLPEWLIQSNMRAFVQNMLQEQAVRKGVFTQDLVQKYQTALQKPGAIAAAMSYYRQLFLSGHWMRDWMRSPDPISVPTLVLWGDEDSILSPKLMDGIEQWISAPFKFKLIPHCGHWIQQEVPQTVNRELLEFLRSPAWA; this is encoded by the coding sequence ATGACCGTTCCTGACTCTAATTGGCAGCATCAATTCATTGAAGCCAACCACATCCGATTGCATTATGTGACACAAGGAGAGGGAGACTTAGTTCTTCTGCTGCACGGATTTCCTGAGTTTTGGTATTCATGGCGCTATCAGATTCCAGCACTAGCACGGCATTTTAAGGTAGTTGTTCCCGATCTCAGAGGTTATAACGATTCAGAAAAGCCCGCGAGCGGGTACGACCTCGATACCTTAAGCGCAGATATTCGTAGCTTGATCGATCGCTTAGGCTACGATCGCGCTCATGTGGTAGGGCACGACTGGGGTGGTGCGATCGCGTGGCGATTGGCGCAGAAATTTCCGAGTTCGCTCGATCGCTTGGCGCTCCTCAGCGCTCCACACCCGCAGCGATTCGCCAAAGATTTACTCAGCAACTTGGATCAACTGCGTCGGAGTTGGTATGTGCTGGCGTTTCAGGTTCCTAACTTACCGGAGTGGCTGATTCAGTCGAACATGAGAGCGTTTGTACAGAATATGCTGCAAGAGCAAGCCGTCCGCAAGGGAGTGTTTACTCAAGATCTGGTTCAGAAGTATCAAACGGCGCTGCAAAAACCGGGAGCGATCGCGGCTGCCATGAGTTACTATCGTCAGCTATTTTTATCCGGGCACTGGATGCGGGATTGGATGCGATCGCCCGATCCGATTTCGGTTCCGACCTTGGTGCTTTGGGGCGACGAAGATTCGATTCTCAGTCCGAAGTTGATGGACGGGATCGAGCAGTGGATTTCGGCTCCGTTTAAGTTCAAATTGATTCCGCACTGTGGGCATTGGATTCAGCAGGAAGTCCCGCAAACCGTGAATCGAGAACTGCTCGAATTTCTCAGAAGTCCTGCTTGGGCGTAA
- a CDS encoding TatA/E family twin arginine-targeting protein translocase — protein MNFFGIGLPEMVLILVVALLVFGPKKLPEIGRSMGKAIRSFQDASKEFENEFKREAEQITTATPQSMQATLEEKPTLAPAETDHDKTDEPITATVEKD, from the coding sequence ATGAACTTTTTCGGCATTGGCTTACCGGAAATGGTCTTGATTTTGGTGGTTGCATTACTGGTGTTTGGTCCGAAAAAGCTCCCCGAAATCGGACGCAGCATGGGTAAAGCAATTCGCAGCTTCCAGGATGCCTCAAAAGAATTTGAAAACGAATTTAAGCGCGAGGCTGAGCAAATCACTACCGCTACGCCCCAATCGATGCAAGCGACCTTAGAAGAGAAACCAACGCTTGCCCCAGCGGAAACCGATCATGACAAAACCGACGAGCCAATTACCGCGACCGTCGAGAAAGATTAG
- a CDS encoding slipin family protein, which produces MGSFVTVFFTALVILALNGLKVDREYQRGVIFRLGRAKGTMGPGMYWIIPWVDQKVQVDIRTKTVNIEPQETITADSVTVRVNAVLYYRILDPTKAINRVENYEVAVYQVALTSLRNVVGQNMLDEVLQHRDKINSRVQEIVDEITEPWGIVLERVEIKDVEIPASMQRAMAKEAEATREKRSRLIKASAEQEASLKLAEASQNMSQNPAALELRRLQMLTEIGAENNTTTIIMMPSDFINAARRLAEPSTSSTNGQEAQPFHPEVLFGVKRTERE; this is translated from the coding sequence ATGGGAAGCTTTGTTACAGTCTTTTTTACAGCGCTGGTGATTCTGGCGCTGAACGGGCTGAAGGTCGATCGAGAATATCAGCGCGGCGTGATTTTCCGGTTGGGACGTGCTAAAGGCACAATGGGGCCTGGAATGTACTGGATTATTCCCTGGGTTGATCAGAAAGTTCAGGTAGATATTCGTACCAAAACCGTCAATATTGAACCGCAAGAAACGATTACCGCAGATAGCGTCACTGTTCGCGTCAATGCTGTTCTGTACTATCGAATTCTTGATCCGACTAAAGCGATCAACCGTGTCGAGAATTATGAAGTGGCAGTGTATCAGGTCGCTTTAACCAGCTTAAGAAACGTGGTCGGTCAGAATATGCTGGATGAAGTGCTACAGCATCGCGACAAGATCAATTCGCGGGTTCAAGAAATTGTGGATGAGATTACTGAGCCTTGGGGAATTGTGCTAGAGCGAGTTGAGATCAAAGATGTCGAGATTCCAGCCAGTATGCAACGGGCGATGGCAAAAGAAGCGGAAGCGACACGGGAAAAGCGATCGCGCTTGATCAAAGCTTCGGCAGAACAAGAGGCATCGCTGAAACTGGCAGAAGCTTCACAGAATATGAGCCAAAATCCGGCGGCACTGGAGCTTCGACGCTTGCAAATGTTGACGGAAATTGGGGCGGAGAATAATACGACGACGATCATAATGATGCCGTCTGATTTTATTAATGCCGCACGTCGCTTAGCAGAGCCTTCAACTTCCTCAACGAACGGGCAGGAGGCACAGCCTTTTCACCCCGAAGTTCTCTTCGGTGTGAAGAGAACGGAGCGAGAATAG
- a CDS encoding ATP-dependent DNA helicase encodes MIEVEVHQQLRAFLREQGESYWSHHLTMARLVARALRIGRSALIQTGAPSDLQGRYRLSYLVPILMWHEPVVLVVPEMIQQRILRVEVPRLHQWITHPKPIQVGDRAPSPDYKGILITTPQAWLSDRLNNEGRFPPGIPTIIDGVDDLEAWTREQLTFNIESADWEALMLACPAQVDLIRDARIQLIRAVFQHPANPYECYLFEQSERDILTDLHQQLTESLPPNWARFFEQFNRADRLTWVMIARQSGQFSLHCAPVEVASSLAPIWSQQPTVLIGGALDLDSDATMYRASIGLEADLTCLKFALDRQEDLVQLYQPEGIPLPNTPQFQGALLRELRSLLAISSQAFSVILVGDTPLKSQVGSILAAEFGSRVQVERTCLEDNGILVTGWEFWREHQGVLPAPQMLAIATLPIPSLEHPLVAGRVAHYKQHRQDWFRLYLLPQALSELQRAVSPVRESQGVVALLDTRVLHRSYGSQVLTALSPFARINYLDDTLFSDVGDESNAI; translated from the coding sequence GTGATTGAGGTAGAAGTCCATCAACAACTGCGAGCCTTTCTCAGAGAGCAAGGCGAATCGTACTGGTCGCACCATCTGACAATGGCGCGATTGGTCGCACGGGCGCTTCGTATCGGTCGGAGTGCCCTGATTCAAACGGGCGCACCCTCAGATCTTCAGGGACGCTACCGTTTAAGCTATCTTGTGCCGATTTTGATGTGGCACGAACCTGTGGTTCTGGTTGTGCCTGAAATGATCCAGCAGCGGATTTTAAGAGTTGAAGTTCCCCGGCTGCATCAGTGGATCACTCACCCAAAACCGATTCAGGTTGGCGATCGCGCTCCTTCTCCCGATTACAAAGGGATTTTAATCACCACTCCACAAGCGTGGCTGAGCGATCGACTCAACAATGAGGGCAGATTTCCCCCCGGAATTCCCACAATCATCGACGGCGTGGACGATCTAGAAGCCTGGACGCGAGAGCAACTGACCTTTAATATCGAATCTGCTGATTGGGAAGCGCTGATGCTTGCCTGTCCTGCTCAGGTCGATTTGATTCGAGATGCGCGCATTCAGTTGATTCGCGCTGTTTTTCAGCACCCTGCAAACCCTTACGAATGTTATTTGTTCGAGCAATCCGAACGCGACATTCTCACCGATCTCCATCAGCAATTAACCGAATCTTTGCCGCCGAACTGGGCACGATTTTTTGAGCAGTTCAACAGAGCCGATCGCTTGACCTGGGTAATGATCGCGCGCCAATCCGGGCAGTTTTCCCTGCATTGTGCTCCGGTCGAAGTCGCTTCATCGCTTGCCCCAATTTGGTCACAGCAACCGACTGTACTCATCGGTGGAGCATTAGACCTAGACTCGGATGCCACGATGTATCGAGCCTCGATCGGTCTCGAAGCCGATTTAACCTGCTTGAAATTTGCGCTCGATCGCCAAGAAGACCTGGTTCAGCTTTATCAGCCTGAAGGTATTCCTTTACCGAATACACCCCAATTTCAGGGAGCATTGCTGCGAGAACTGCGATCGCTCCTCGCAATTTCTTCTCAAGCCTTTTCCGTCATTCTTGTCGGCGATACACCGTTAAAATCTCAAGTTGGGTCAATTTTGGCAGCGGAATTTGGCTCTAGAGTCCAAGTCGAGCGTACCTGTCTTGAAGACAACGGAATTTTAGTCACCGGCTGGGAATTTTGGCGGGAGCATCAAGGCGTTTTACCTGCGCCCCAAATGCTAGCGATCGCCACGTTACCGATTCCCTCACTAGAGCATCCTCTAGTTGCAGGTCGCGTTGCTCACTATAAACAGCATCGTCAAGACTGGTTTCGGCTCTACCTCTTACCGCAAGCCCTGAGCGAACTTCAACGCGCTGTCTCCCCGGTGCGCGAAAGTCAGGGAGTCGTCGCATTGCTCGATACTCGCGTTCTTCACCGCAGCTACGGCAGCCAAGTCTTAACTGCACTCAGTCCCTTCGCCCGCATTAACTACCTGGATGACACGCTCTTCAGCGATGTAGGCGACGAATCAAACGCGATATGA
- a CDS encoding TonB-dependent receptor: MKFHSLGIAFISSAAWFCTIIELSYSSEASANPASDHSLRNVRISQPSSTLANLRDFQKPLTDARLLQFDFSSTSDNTVEIAQESQAPDSQAPDSAAEEEGEEIIGVEKLQKPISTPVYTIDSDEIRRESSDSLAEILRGLPGFAVNDVGFGADIHTGTFYRGASINQSVFLLNGRPIGSNVNIYHGGTDLNSIPTGAIEQVELSSGTAATLYGSEAIGGVVNVVTKKGTGLPQFNGFAQLGSFSSSNYRGSYSGSFRDVNYLLSYQRFKADNDYRVPVGAANRGLDGRLFNGDSTQDNYYGNLSFDLGDRNSVSLDVSTVTSRRGLLYFGFPLQRDRLDHDTVNVGLTWKALLGNGQDSTLNTTLSFNQDYFSTYGPTQTTFFRRGILNSRGLNARVEHNWQTSKTNNLRWGVDLQNSLLNGEAFSTLPQLARFNGEFDRDRIQAALFALNTWQITNNFQAEFGLRQNFTSEFGSYLNPSVGARWALSSGLALRGSWVSVHRNPGLDQLYAFDTVHNWLPNPDLKPEIGSSWTAGLDVQLAKSFAAQFTYFGSRLNDRIAVQSGQWTNVGLVNTNGIEAALRWQVSPQWSTFVNYTYTDAKIGSGAERGLQLSTIPFSVARFGIGYASNGWEVNLYANYFSGARRALFTLANDNPREFSPSWISFDLGLRIPVTRGLGLTVFLENLADRSYEKVNRIYQPGLTYRIGLVSDF, encoded by the coding sequence ATGAAATTTCATTCACTTGGCATCGCGTTTATATCTAGCGCGGCATGGTTCTGCACGATTATAGAATTGAGCTATAGTTCAGAAGCATCAGCAAACCCCGCTTCAGATCATTCTTTAAGGAACGTTAGGATTTCACAACCATCATCCACACTTGCTAATCTGCGTGACTTTCAAAAGCCACTGACTGATGCTCGTTTACTGCAATTCGATTTTTCATCAACAAGTGATAACACCGTAGAAATTGCACAAGAGAGTCAAGCTCCAGATAGTCAAGCTCCAGATTCCGCTGCGGAAGAAGAAGGGGAAGAAATTATTGGAGTCGAGAAGCTTCAAAAGCCAATCTCAACTCCGGTTTATACGATCGACTCTGATGAAATTCGGCGTGAGAGTTCGGATAGTTTAGCCGAGATTTTGCGGGGATTGCCTGGATTTGCTGTCAATGATGTCGGCTTTGGTGCGGATATTCACACTGGAACCTTTTACCGAGGGGCTTCGATCAATCAATCCGTGTTTCTGCTCAACGGTAGACCGATCGGATCAAATGTCAATATCTATCACGGTGGCACTGATCTCAACTCAATTCCTACAGGCGCGATCGAGCAAGTCGAACTATCGAGCGGAACGGCTGCGACTCTCTACGGCTCTGAAGCGATCGGCGGTGTGGTGAATGTCGTCACAAAGAAAGGGACTGGTCTTCCACAGTTCAATGGCTTTGCCCAGTTAGGATCGTTTAGCTCCTCGAACTATCGCGGCAGCTACTCTGGATCATTCAGAGACGTGAACTATCTATTGAGCTATCAGCGATTCAAGGCGGACAATGATTATCGTGTTCCGGTGGGAGCTGCGAATCGGGGCTTGGATGGGCGACTGTTTAACGGCGATTCGACTCAAGATAATTACTATGGCAATCTGAGTTTCGACCTTGGCGATCGCAACTCGGTCAGCTTAGATGTCTCAACAGTCACAAGTCGGCGCGGACTCTTGTACTTTGGATTTCCATTACAGCGCGATCGCTTAGATCACGACACGGTGAATGTCGGCTTAACCTGGAAAGCCCTGCTAGGAAACGGGCAAGACTCTACGCTCAATACCACGTTGTCGTTTAATCAAGACTACTTTAGTACTTACGGACCGACACAAACCACATTCTTTCGCCGTGGCATTCTGAACTCTCGCGGCTTGAATGCCAGAGTCGAACACAATTGGCAAACGAGCAAAACGAACAATCTGCGTTGGGGTGTAGATCTGCAAAATTCGCTGCTCAACGGAGAAGCTTTTAGTACACTGCCGCAATTGGCTCGATTTAATGGAGAGTTCGATCGCGATCGCATTCAAGCTGCCTTATTTGCCTTGAATACTTGGCAGATTACCAACAATTTCCAGGCAGAATTTGGATTGCGCCAGAACTTTACTAGCGAATTTGGGAGTTATCTCAATCCCAGTGTCGGAGCGCGTTGGGCACTCTCATCCGGTCTTGCACTCCGGGGAAGTTGGGTCTCTGTCCATCGCAATCCGGGCTTAGATCAACTGTATGCGTTTGATACGGTTCACAACTGGTTGCCGAATCCTGACCTCAAGCCTGAAATCGGATCGTCTTGGACGGCTGGATTGGATGTGCAACTCGCGAAAAGCTTCGCCGCGCAGTTCACATACTTTGGTAGTCGGTTAAACGATCGCATTGCCGTTCAGTCGGGACAATGGACAAATGTTGGCTTGGTCAATACGAATGGCATTGAGGCAGCATTGCGCTGGCAAGTTTCCCCACAGTGGTCTACCTTTGTGAACTATACTTACACCGATGCCAAGATTGGTAGTGGTGCAGAACGAGGATTGCAGTTAAGTACAATTCCGTTTTCGGTCGCGCGATTTGGCATCGGTTATGCTTCAAACGGTTGGGAAGTGAATTTATATGCCAACTACTTTAGCGGCGCACGACGTGCTTTATTCACGCTAGCAAATGATAATCCCCGCGAGTTTTCACCATCTTGGATTAGTTTTGATCTGGGCTTGCGGATTCCGGTGACGCGTGGACTGGGTCTCACCGTGTTTCTCGAAAATCTTGCCGATCGCAGCTATGAAAAAGTCAATCGCATCTATCAACCGGGTTTAACCTATCGAATTGGTTTAGTCTCAGATTTCTAG
- a CDS encoding aminoacyl-tRNA hydrolase: MPEVPQLAQLPQIIVGLGNPGSKYENTRHNVGFLALDRLADRWQIRLSETKKFQGFFGEGMSPAGKIRLLKPTTYMNLSGQSIRAVVDWYKLPPESVMVIYDDMDLPVGRLRIRLSGSAGGQNGMKSAISHLGTQQFPRLRIGIGSAKSSEKDAVSHVLGTFAPNEKSAIDEVLDLTVSAIELSLKQGVEKAMSLYNNQIVEPKS, encoded by the coding sequence ATGCCCGAAGTGCCTCAGTTGGCTCAATTGCCTCAAATAATTGTCGGCTTGGGAAATCCCGGCAGCAAATACGAAAATACCCGCCACAATGTCGGATTTCTCGCGCTCGATCGCCTCGCCGATCGCTGGCAAATTCGCCTCTCTGAAACGAAGAAGTTTCAGGGCTTTTTTGGAGAAGGCATGAGTCCTGCGGGCAAAATTCGCTTGCTCAAACCGACCACCTACATGAACCTGTCTGGACAATCGATCCGGGCTGTAGTGGATTGGTACAAGCTCCCTCCCGAATCGGTGATGGTGATTTACGACGATATGGATTTACCCGTCGGTCGGTTAAGAATTCGTTTGTCGGGGTCAGCCGGGGGGCAAAATGGCATGAAATCGGCGATCTCACATCTGGGAACGCAGCAGTTTCCTCGGTTGCGAATTGGTATCGGCAGTGCCAAGTCGAGCGAGAAAGATGCGGTATCTCATGTATTAGGCACTTTTGCGCCAAACGAGAAAAGCGCGATCGATGAAGTTTTGGACTTGACCGTGAGCGCGATCGAACTCAGCCTCAAGCAAGGGGTTGAAAAAGCGATGAGCCTTTATAACAATCAGATCGTAGAGCCGAAATCGTAA
- a CDS encoding DUF3146 family protein, with product MVSKRLPETTAHVRILRQSWQQGSIEGEVRANEYEWQFHWHFRRGLLSIQPSLGRALIKEPLGRFLEAKDYQLEPGGDYSFTIRAEL from the coding sequence ATTGTGAGCAAACGTTTACCAGAAACCACTGCCCATGTCCGCATTCTCCGTCAGTCCTGGCAGCAGGGCAGCATCGAGGGTGAAGTGCGAGCAAATGAGTATGAGTGGCAGTTTCACTGGCATTTTCGGCGCGGCTTGTTGAGTATTCAACCTTCGTTGGGGCGTGCTTTGATTAAAGAGCCGCTGGGACGATTTCTCGAAGCTAAAGACTATCAGCTTGAACCTGGTGGAGATTATTCGTTCACGATTCGAGCAGAGTTGTAG
- a CDS encoding DUF2839 domain-containing protein, whose amino-acid sequence MGEAKRRKESLGDNYGKESRIAPWLPLTKTQTQQFMKWTSTGAWTGIALLVVAWIVVRFVGPAAGWWQAN is encoded by the coding sequence ATGGGAGAAGCAAAACGTCGGAAAGAATCATTGGGTGACAATTACGGTAAAGAATCCAGAATTGCGCCCTGGTTGCCCCTAACCAAAACCCAAACGCAGCAGTTTATGAAGTGGACATCCACCGGAGCTTGGACTGGCATTGCCCTACTTGTAGTTGCTTGGATTGTCGTTCGATTTGTTGGCCCTGCGGCGGGTTGGTGGCAAGCCAATTAG
- a CDS encoding glutathione peroxidase, translating into MFIDRSGQKVPNVTFRSRENNEWVTITTHELFAGKTVIVFSLPGAFTPTCSSTHVPGYNELSKVFKANGVDDIICISVNDAFVMTEWCKSQNAENVRMIPDGNGEFTDGMGMLVDKSDLGFGKRSWRYSMLVKDGTIEKMFIEPDEPGDPFKVSDADTMLKYINETAEKPKAISLFTKIGCPFCAKAKRMLKEHDLDYEEIILGRDASPRTLRAVTGATTVPQVFVDGVLVGGSEDLEAYLT; encoded by the coding sequence ATGTTCATCGATCGCTCCGGGCAAAAAGTTCCGAATGTCACTTTCCGCAGCCGCGAAAACAATGAATGGGTCACCATCACAACCCATGAATTATTTGCAGGTAAGACAGTGATTGTGTTCTCACTACCAGGAGCATTCACACCAACCTGTTCATCAACGCACGTTCCTGGCTACAACGAACTGTCAAAGGTATTCAAAGCGAATGGTGTCGATGATATTATTTGCATCTCTGTGAATGATGCGTTTGTGATGACTGAATGGTGCAAATCTCAAAACGCCGAAAACGTCCGCATGATTCCTGACGGGAATGGAGAATTTACCGACGGCATGGGGATGCTGGTCGATAAAAGCGATCTTGGATTCGGAAAACGATCATGGCGCTATTCGATGCTCGTAAAAGATGGGACGATCGAGAAAATGTTCATCGAACCCGACGAACCCGGAGACCCATTCAAAGTGTCAGATGCTGACACGATGCTGAAGTACATTAATGAAACCGCAGAGAAACCAAAAGCGATCTCACTGTTCACAAAAATTGGATGTCCGTTCTGCGCTAAAGCAAAACGAATGCTGAAAGAGCATGACCTCGACTATGAAGAGATCATTTTGGGTCGAGATGCCAGCCCTCGCACCTTACGAGCGGTAACGGGTGCAACTACAGTGCCGCAGGTATTTGTCGATGGCGTACTGGTTGGTGGATCTGAAGATTTAGAGGCATATCTGACGTAA